In Paenibacillus xylanilyticus, the genomic window GTGGCTGCTTCGATACCTTCTGTTTGCTCTGTGTGGCGGAACGCGCGAACCACCTCGGATGGACGGGCCATCAGCTGACCCATAATTTTCGCATCCAGCAAATCACGGTACGTATCGGTATTCTCCGGAATGAGTCCAATGGCATAACCATAGTCAATCAACGTATCCAGCAAGGATTGCGGTCCATCTGGTACAATCTCGTTCAATGTTCCATCGTAAGGCTCGGAAAATCCGAACTGTTCCAGCAGAAGGTTGCGGCTGTAATCCCGATCCGCTTCTTCAATCAGCTTGTTCTGCAAGGCAAATGCAACCAGACGTTCAATGGCATGCAGTGCTTCCTGCTGCTCCGGTGTCCGGTCTGTGGTGCCTGCAGCATTATGGGTCTGTGACATATGGATGTTCGCCTCCTAGTTTTTTCCGTAGCCGTTAGGATGAGATTGGTGCCAGCTCCAGGCACTCTGAATGACATCTTCCAGATTGGTCCGTGTCGGATTCCAGCCCAGTACGGATCTTGCTTTGGCAGACGATGCGACCAGCACAGCCGGATCACCTGCACGGCGCGGCTCCTGTACAACCGGGATATCCAGTCCAGTCACTTTTTTTGCAGTTTCAATCACCTGTTTAACCGAGAAGCCTTGACCATTACCCAGGTTAAACACGTTGCTGTTCTCCCCTTTGCGGAGATAATCTACCGCACGCAGATGCGCATCTGCCAAGTCACTCACGTGAATATAATCGCGGACACAGGTTCCATCTTCTGTCGCGTAGTCATCGCCAAACACAGCGATGTGCGGACGTTGTTTCAGTGCGGTTTGCAGCACGAGCGGGATCAAGTGGCTCTCCGGCTGATGGTCTTCACCAATTTTGCCGCTATCATGTGCTCCAGCTGCATTGAAGTAACGCAGGGACACATATTTAATCTCCTGTACTTTATCGAACCAGGACATCATGCGTTCCATCATCAGTTTCGTTTCGCCATACACGTTCGTAGGTTCAGTACGGTCGCTTTCTTCGATTGGCACTTTCTCAGGCTCGCCATATGTCGCTGCTGTCGAAGAGAATACGATCCGGCGCACATTGGCTGCATTCATCGCTTCCAGCAGGCACAACGTACCGAACACGTTGTTGTCATAATACTTAACCGGATCCTTCATGCTCTCGCCGACCAGCGAGTTGGCTGCAAAGTGGATGACTGCATCAATGGAGTTCTCAGCGAACAGTTTTGCCAGAAACGCCTTGTCACGCAGATCTCCTTCATACAGCTTGCCGCCGAGCAATGCTTCACGATGCCCTGTCTGCAAATTATCCAGAACCACAACTTCCTCGCCGCGTTCCAACAAAGCCGCTACCGTATGCGAACCAATATATCCTGCTCCACCTGTCACCAAAATTGCCATTTTACTTCGCC contains:
- the galE gene encoding UDP-glucose 4-epimerase GalE, coding for MAILVTGGAGYIGSHTVAALLERGEEVVVLDNLQTGHREALLGGKLYEGDLRDKAFLAKLFAENSIDAVIHFAANSLVGESMKDPVKYYDNNVFGTLCLLEAMNAANVRRIVFSSTAATYGEPEKVPIEESDRTEPTNVYGETKLMMERMMSWFDKVQEIKYVSLRYFNAAGAHDSGKIGEDHQPESHLIPLVLQTALKQRPHIAVFGDDYATEDGTCVRDYIHVSDLADAHLRAVDYLRKGENSNVFNLGNGQGFSVKQVIETAKKVTGLDIPVVQEPRRAGDPAVLVASSAKARSVLGWNPTRTNLEDVIQSAWSWHQSHPNGYGKN